One window from the genome of Faecalibacterium sp. HTF-F encodes:
- the rpsL gene encoding 30S ribosomal protein S12, producing MPTFNQLVRKGREVLTTKSTAPALQKTYNSQKKQYSDLSSPQKRGVCTAVRTMTPKKPNSALRKVARVRLTNGIEVTSYIPGIGHNLQEHSVVLIRGGRVKDLPGVRYHIIRGTLDTQGVAGRNQARSKYGAKRPKAGAAKK from the coding sequence ATGCCTACTTTTAACCAGCTTGTACGCAAAGGCCGTGAGGTTCTGACTACCAAGAGCACCGCTCCCGCCCTGCAGAAGACCTACAACTCTCAGAAGAAGCAGTATTCTGATCTGAGCAGCCCCCAGAAGCGTGGCGTGTGCACCGCTGTTCGTACCATGACCCCCAAGAAGCCTAACTCTGCTCTGCGTAAGGTTGCTCGTGTCCGCCTCACGAATGGTATCGAGGTCACCTCTTACATTCCCGGTATCGGCCATAACCTGCAGGAGCACTCCGTCGTGCTGATCCGTGGCGGTCGTGTTAAGGACCTGCCCGGTGTGCGTTACCACATCATCCGTGGTACCCTGGATACTCAGGGTGTGGCAGGCCGTAATCAGGCCCGCTCCAAGTACGGCGCAAAGCGTCCTAAGGCCGGTGCTGCAAAGAAGTAA
- the rpsG gene encoding 30S ribosomal protein S7, which yields MPRRGNIAKRDVLADPIYNSKMVTRLVNSVMLDGKKGVAQKIVYEAFSMIQEKTGNDPLETFEKAMENIMPSLECKTRRVGGANYQVPLEVSPARRETLGLRWLTAYSRSRGEKTMAQRLAAEIMDAANNTGNAVKKREDTHKMAEANKAFAHFRY from the coding sequence ATGCCTAGAAGAGGTAACATTGCTAAGCGCGATGTCTTAGCTGATCCTATTTACAATTCCAAGATGGTCACTCGTCTGGTCAACAGCGTTATGCTGGATGGCAAGAAGGGCGTCGCTCAGAAGATCGTTTACGAGGCTTTCTCCATGATTCAGGAGAAGACCGGCAACGATCCTCTGGAGACTTTCGAGAAGGCGATGGAGAACATCATGCCCAGCCTCGAGTGCAAGACCCGCCGCGTTGGCGGTGCTAACTACCAGGTTCCTCTGGAAGTCAGCCCGGCTCGCCGTGAGACTCTGGGTCTGCGCTGGCTGACTGCCTACAGCCGCAGCCGTGGTGAGAAGACCATGGCTCAGCGTCTGGCTGCTGAAATCATGGATGCTGCCAACAACACTGGTAACGCCGTGAAGAAGCGTGAGGACACTCACAAGATGGCAGAAGCTAACAAGGCTTTCGCTCATTTCCGTTATTGA
- the fusA gene encoding elongation factor G → MATPREVSLQMTRNIGIMAHIDAGKTTTTERILYYTGINHKIGEVHDGGATMDWMVQEQERGITITSAATTCYWSHSETQKDPVAFKKNRHRINIIDTPGHVDFTVEVQRSLRVLDGSVTVLAAKGGVEPQSETVWRQADEYKVPRMVYVNKMDTMGADFFRCIKMLHDRLHANGVAIQLPIGQEDTFRGIVDLVDMNAEVYYDDMGNDMRTEPIPEDMREQAEEYHNILVEAVAENDEELMEKYLEGEEITREELKKAIRKETIANTLVPVTCGSSYKNRGVQKLLDAIVDYMPAPTDVEDIKGVNPETEEQETRPSSDDAPFAALAFKIATDPFVGKLAYFRVYSGKVEAGTTVYNSVKDSKERMGRILQMHSNHRKDIDCCYAGDIAAVVGLKNTTTGDTLCDENHPIILESMKFPEPVIRVAIEPKTKAGNEKMGIALAKLAEEDPTFKTYTDEETGQTIIAGMGELHLEIIVDRLLREFKVEANVGAPQVAYRETIRKEANQETKYARQSGGKGQYGHVKIKIEPNEPGKGYEFVNAIVGGAIPKEYIPAIDNGIQGAMKSGVLAGYPVVDVKVTLWDGSYHEVDSSEMAFSIAGSMAFKDAMRKADPIITEPIMKVAVIVPDEYLGDVIGDLNARRGQIQGMEAMAGTQRVNAFVPLAQMFGYATDLRSKTQGRGQYVMEPSHYEPVPKNIADQIIAGRTKG, encoded by the coding sequence ATGGCTACACCCAGAGAAGTTTCTCTTCAGATGACGAGAAATATCGGCATTATGGCCCATATCGATGCTGGTAAGACTACGACTACCGAGCGTATTCTGTACTACACTGGCATCAATCACAAGATCGGCGAAGTTCATGATGGCGGCGCTACCATGGACTGGATGGTTCAGGAGCAGGAGCGTGGTATCACCATCACTTCCGCTGCTACCACCTGCTACTGGAGCCACTCTGAGACCCAGAAGGATCCGGTCGCATTCAAGAAGAACCGTCACCGCATCAACATTATCGACACTCCGGGCCACGTGGACTTCACTGTTGAGGTTCAGCGTTCCCTGCGCGTGCTGGACGGTTCTGTGACCGTTCTGGCTGCTAAGGGCGGTGTCGAGCCTCAGTCTGAGACCGTCTGGCGTCAGGCTGACGAGTACAAGGTCCCCCGCATGGTGTACGTCAACAAGATGGATACCATGGGTGCTGACTTCTTCCGCTGCATCAAGATGCTGCACGATCGTCTGCACGCAAACGGCGTGGCGATCCAGCTGCCCATCGGTCAGGAGGATACCTTCCGCGGTATCGTTGACTTGGTCGATATGAACGCTGAGGTCTACTACGACGATATGGGCAACGACATGCGCACTGAGCCCATCCCCGAGGATATGCGTGAGCAGGCCGAGGAGTACCACAACATTCTGGTCGAGGCTGTTGCCGAGAACGACGAAGAGTTGATGGAGAAGTACCTCGAGGGTGAGGAGATCACCCGCGAGGAACTGAAGAAGGCTATCCGCAAGGAAACCATCGCCAACACTCTGGTGCCTGTGACCTGTGGCTCTTCCTATAAGAACCGCGGCGTGCAGAAGCTGCTGGATGCTATCGTTGACTATATGCCCGCACCTACCGATGTCGAGGACATCAAGGGTGTGAATCCTGAGACCGAAGAGCAGGAGACCCGTCCGTCTTCCGACGACGCACCCTTCGCAGCTCTGGCCTTCAAGATCGCTACCGACCCGTTCGTTGGTAAGTTGGCATACTTCCGTGTTTACTCCGGTAAGGTTGAGGCAGGTACCACTGTCTACAACTCCGTGAAGGACAGCAAGGAGCGTATGGGCCGCATCCTGCAGATGCATTCTAACCACCGCAAGGATATCGACTGCTGCTATGCAGGTGATATCGCTGCTGTTGTCGGTCTGAAGAACACCACCACCGGTGACACTCTGTGTGATGAGAATCATCCCATCATTCTGGAGTCCATGAAGTTCCCCGAGCCTGTTATCCGCGTTGCCATCGAGCCTAAGACCAAGGCCGGCAACGAGAAGATGGGCATCGCGCTGGCAAAGCTGGCTGAAGAGGATCCGACCTTCAAGACCTACACCGACGAAGAGACCGGTCAGACCATTATCGCTGGTATGGGCGAGCTGCATCTGGAGATCATCGTTGACCGTCTGCTGCGTGAGTTCAAGGTTGAAGCAAATGTGGGTGCACCCCAGGTTGCTTACCGTGAGACCATCCGCAAAGAGGCCAACCAGGAGACCAAGTACGCACGTCAGTCCGGTGGTAAGGGCCAGTACGGTCATGTTAAGATCAAGATCGAGCCCAACGAGCCCGGCAAGGGTTACGAGTTCGTCAACGCCATCGTTGGCGGTGCCATCCCGAAGGAATACATCCCGGCTATCGACAATGGTATCCAGGGTGCTATGAAGTCCGGCGTTCTGGCTGGTTATCCTGTCGTTGATGTCAAGGTCACCCTGTGGGATGGTTCTTATCATGAGGTCGACTCCTCTGAAATGGCCTTCTCCATTGCTGGTTCTATGGCATTCAAGGATGCTATGCGCAAGGCTGATCCGATCATCACCGAGCCCATCATGAAGGTTGCAGTTATCGTTCCCGATGAGTATCTGGGCGATGTTATCGGCGACCTGAATGCACGCCGTGGTCAGATCCAGGGCATGGAGGCTATGGCCGGTACTCAGCGTGTCAATGCATTTGTGCCTCTGGCTCAGATGTTCGGCTACGCTACCGACCTGCGTTCCAAGACTCAGGGTCGTGGCCAGTATGTCATGGAGCCGTCTCACTACGAGCCGGTGCCCAAAAACATTGCTGACCAGATCATTGCTGGCCGCACCAAGGGCTGA
- the tuf gene encoding elongation factor Tu encodes MAEKAKFDRSKPHVNIGTIGHVDHGKTTLTAAITKYLALKGDADFMDYANIDKAPEERARGITINSAHVEYQTEARHYAHVDCPGHADYVKNMITGAAQMDGAILVVAATDGPMPQTREHILLARQVGVPYIVVFMNKCDMVDDEELLDLVEMEIRELLSEYDFPGDDTPIIRGSALKALESTSTDPNAPEYACIKELMDAVDSYIPNPDREEDKPFLMPIEDVMTISGRGTVATGRVERGIAKVGDAMEIVGIKPDRLSTTITGLEMFRKSLDFAEAGDNIGALLRGVDRTQIERGQVLAKPGSVHPHKTFESQVYVLTKDEGGRHTPFFSNYRPQFYFRTTDVTGIITLPEGTEMCMPGDNVMMHVELLTPVAMEEGLRFAIREGGRTVGSGVVGKIIE; translated from the coding sequence ATGGCTGAAAAGGCAAAGTTCGACCGTTCTAAGCCGCATGTGAACATCGGCACCATCGGTCACGTTGACCACGGCAAGACCACTCTGACCGCCGCTATCACCAAGTACCTGGCTCTGAAGGGCGACGCAGACTTCATGGACTATGCCAACATCGATAAGGCTCCTGAGGAGCGTGCTCGTGGTATCACGATCAACTCCGCTCACGTTGAGTATCAGACCGAGGCTCGTCACTATGCTCACGTTGACTGCCCGGGCCATGCTGACTACGTTAAGAACATGATCACTGGTGCTGCTCAGATGGACGGCGCTATTCTGGTCGTTGCTGCTACCGATGGTCCCATGCCCCAGACCCGTGAGCACATCCTGCTGGCTCGTCAGGTCGGCGTGCCCTATATCGTCGTGTTCATGAACAAGTGCGATATGGTCGACGACGAAGAGCTGCTGGATCTGGTCGAGATGGAGATCCGTGAGCTGCTGAGCGAGTACGACTTCCCGGGCGACGATACCCCGATCATTCGTGGTTCCGCTCTGAAGGCTCTGGAGTCTACCTCTACCGATCCCAATGCTCCCGAGTATGCTTGCATCAAGGAGCTGATGGACGCTGTTGACAGCTATATCCCCAACCCCGATCGTGAGGAAGACAAGCCCTTCCTGATGCCCATCGAGGACGTCATGACCATTTCTGGCCGTGGTACCGTTGCAACCGGTCGTGTTGAGCGTGGTATTGCTAAGGTTGGCGATGCTATGGAGATCGTCGGCATCAAGCCCGATCGTCTGAGCACCACCATCACCGGTCTGGAGATGTTCCGTAAGTCTCTGGACTTCGCTGAGGCTGGCGATAACATCGGCGCTCTGCTGCGTGGTGTTGATCGTACCCAGATCGAGCGTGGTCAGGTTCTGGCTAAGCCCGGTTCCGTGCACCCCCACAAGACCTTCGAGTCTCAGGTGTACGTTCTGACCAAGGACGAAGGCGGCCGTCACACTCCGTTCTTCTCCAACTATCGTCCTCAGTTCTACTTCCGCACCACCGACGTGACCGGTATCATCACTCTGCCCGAAGGCACTGAGATGTGCATGCCCGGCGATAACGTCATGATGCACGTTGAGCTGCTGACCCCTGTTGCTATGGAAGAGGGCCTGCGTTTCGCTATCCGTGAGGGTGGCCGTACCGTTGGTTCTGGCGTTGTTGGCAAGATCATTGAGTGA
- a CDS encoding GyrI-like domain-containing protein — translation MPFDYKKEYREFYLPPKKPHLITIPRMNFVAVHGKGDPNAPGGAYQEAMGVLYGIAFTIKMSYKGSHKMDGYFEYVVPPLEGLWHQKGVDGVDYAHKETFEWTSMIRLPEFVTSEAFDWAVQEATAKKKKDFSKAEFLTYDEGLCVQCLHIGPYDEEPKTLAQMDAFAVEQGYRLDFSETRFHHEIYLSDPRRAAPGTLKTVLRHPVKK, via the coding sequence ATGCCGTTTGATTATAAGAAAGAGTACAGGGAATTTTATCTCCCGCCGAAAAAACCGCATCTGATTACGATACCGCGTATGAATTTTGTGGCAGTGCACGGCAAGGGCGACCCGAATGCTCCGGGTGGAGCCTATCAGGAGGCTATGGGAGTGCTGTACGGCATTGCTTTCACCATCAAAATGAGTTATAAGGGCAGCCACAAGATGGACGGCTATTTTGAATATGTGGTTCCACCGTTGGAGGGCTTGTGGCATCAGAAGGGCGTGGATGGCGTTGACTATGCACATAAAGAAACATTTGAGTGGACATCCATGATCCGACTGCCAGAATTCGTGACGTCGGAAGCGTTTGATTGGGCCGTACAGGAAGCAACGGCAAAAAAGAAAAAGGATTTTTCCAAGGCGGAATTCCTGACCTATGACGAGGGACTTTGCGTTCAGTGCCTGCATATCGGCCCTTATGATGAAGAACCGAAAACGCTGGCGCAGATGGATGCCTTTGCCGTAGAGCAGGGGTATAGGCTTGATTTTTCAGAGACACGCTTCCACCACGAAATTTATCTGAGCGATCCTCGCCGTGCTGCACCGGGGACACTGAAAACGGTGTTGCGGCATCCGGTGAAAAAATAA
- the guaA gene encoding glutamine-hydrolyzing GMP synthase, whose translation MQHETVIVLDFGGQYNQLIARRVRENNVYCEIYSYKTDLSVIKAKNPKGIIFTGGPNSVYLEDSPTIDPEIFTWGVPVLGICYGSQLMMHLLGGHVCRAPEREYGKTEVFVDNNSKMFTDVQPSTICWMSHNDYIEQAAPGFKITAHTVNCPVAAAENEEKGLYAVQFHPEVLHTAEGKKMLRNFVYNVCGCTGDWKMDSFVENNVKALRERIGDGKVLCALSGGVDSSVLAAMLAKAIGKQLTCVFVDHGLLRKNEKEEVCAVFGPGNANGFDINFICVDARERYFSKLAGVTEPERKRKIIGEEFIRVFEEQAKKIGKVDFLAQGTIYPDVVESGLGGESTVIKSHHNVGGLPDTVDFKELVEPLRNLFKDEVRQAGRELGLPEYLVSRQPFPGPGLGIRIIGEVTPEKVAIVQDADAIWREEIAKAGLDKEISQYYAALTNMHSVGVMGDERTYDYAVALRAVTTTDFMTAESYNMPWDVLGTVTSRIVNEVKHVNRVFYDCTGKPPATIELE comes from the coding sequence ATGCAGCATGAAACTGTTATCGTGCTGGATTTTGGCGGCCAGTACAATCAGCTGATCGCGCGCCGTGTCCGCGAGAACAATGTCTACTGTGAGATCTATTCCTATAAAACCGATCTGTCGGTCATCAAGGCAAAGAACCCCAAGGGCATCATCTTCACCGGTGGCCCCAACAGCGTTTATTTGGAGGATTCTCCCACGATCGACCCAGAGATCTTTACATGGGGTGTGCCTGTGCTGGGCATCTGTTATGGCAGCCAGCTGATGATGCATCTGCTGGGCGGTCATGTCTGTCGCGCACCGGAGCGTGAGTACGGCAAGACGGAGGTGTTCGTGGACAATAACAGTAAAATGTTCACGGATGTACAGCCGTCCACCATCTGCTGGATGAGCCACAACGACTACATTGAGCAGGCGGCCCCGGGCTTTAAGATCACAGCCCACACGGTCAACTGCCCTGTAGCTGCGGCAGAGAACGAGGAAAAGGGCCTGTACGCAGTTCAGTTCCACCCGGAAGTGCTGCACACTGCGGAAGGCAAAAAGATGCTGCGCAACTTCGTGTACAACGTCTGTGGCTGCACCGGCGACTGGAAGATGGATTCCTTTGTGGAGAACAATGTCAAGGCCCTGCGTGAGCGCATCGGCGATGGCAAGGTGCTGTGCGCCCTGTCCGGCGGCGTGGATTCCTCCGTTCTGGCAGCTATGCTGGCTAAGGCCATCGGCAAACAGCTGACCTGTGTGTTCGTGGACCACGGTCTGCTGCGTAAGAACGAGAAGGAAGAGGTCTGCGCAGTCTTCGGCCCGGGCAATGCCAATGGCTTTGATATCAACTTTATCTGTGTAGATGCCCGCGAGCGCTATTTCAGTAAGCTGGCAGGCGTCACGGAGCCGGAACGCAAGCGTAAGATCATCGGTGAAGAGTTCATCCGTGTGTTTGAAGAGCAGGCCAAGAAGATCGGCAAGGTGGATTTCCTCGCACAGGGTACGATCTACCCTGACGTGGTCGAGAGCGGTCTGGGCGGCGAGTCTACCGTTATCAAGAGCCACCACAACGTAGGCGGTCTGCCCGACACCGTGGACTTCAAGGAGCTGGTGGAGCCGCTGCGCAACCTGTTCAAGGATGAAGTGCGTCAGGCCGGCCGTGAGCTGGGCCTGCCCGAATATCTGGTCAGCCGTCAGCCGTTCCCCGGCCCGGGTCTTGGCATCCGCATCATCGGTGAGGTGACCCCGGAGAAGGTGGCTATCGTGCAGGACGCCGATGCCATCTGGCGCGAAGAGATCGCAAAGGCTGGTCTGGATAAGGAAATCAGCCAGTACTATGCAGCCTTGACCAACATGCACAGTGTGGGCGTCATGGGCGACGAGCGCACCTATGATTACGCTGTGGCGCTGCGTGCTGTGACCACCACCGACTTTATGACGGCCGAGAGCTACAATATGCCTTGGGATGTTCTGGGCACTGTCACTAGCCGCATCGTCAATGAAGTCAAGCATGTGAACCGCGTGTTCTACGATTGCACCGGCAAACCGCCGGCAACGATCGAGCTCGAGTAA
- a CDS encoding helix-turn-helix domain-containing protein — translation MAVGDRIKRARNLRGMTQKELGIAIGFEEKSADIRIAQYESNTRTPKEELLRKIAEVLDVNYRSLYEPTLYAAEDVMYTLFELDEHYPGTRLYEVTDTTDPDFPEKHMAVSFRYRLLDDFLKEWQLRKKQLREGEITKEEYLEWKLNWPQTADGCGRYEPKKKWRKE, via the coding sequence ATGGCAGTCGGTGACCGCATCAAACGTGCCCGCAACCTCCGAGGTATGACCCAGAAAGAACTGGGCATTGCCATCGGGTTTGAGGAGAAGAGCGCAGACATCCGTATCGCACAATACGAAAGCAACACCCGTACGCCCAAGGAAGAGTTGCTCCGCAAGATTGCGGAGGTATTGGATGTGAACTATCGGTCTCTCTATGAGCCGACCCTGTACGCCGCAGAGGATGTGATGTACACTCTGTTCGAGCTGGACGAGCACTATCCCGGCACCCGGCTCTACGAGGTCACAGACACCACCGACCCGGATTTCCCTGAAAAGCACATGGCAGTCAGTTTCCGGTATCGTCTGCTGGATGACTTCTTAAAGGAGTGGCAGCTCCGTAAGAAGCAGCTCCGGGAGGGCGAGATCACCAAGGAAGAGTATCTGGAATGGAAGCTCAACTGGCCACAGACCGCCGACGGCTGCGGCCGGTACGAGCCGAAGAAAAAGTGGCGTAAAGAATAA